The Desmonostoc muscorum LEGE 12446 genome includes a region encoding these proteins:
- the ndhI gene encoding NAD(P)H-quinone oxidoreductase subunit I yields the protein MLKFLKQVGDYAKETVQAARYIGQGLSVTFDHMRRRPITVQYPYEKLIPGERFRGRIHFEFDKCIACEVCVRVCPINLPVVDWEFDKASKKKKLKHYSIDFGVCIFCGNCVEFCPTNCLSMTEEYELSTYDRHELNYDSVALGRLPYKVTDDPMVTPLRELVYLPKGVLEPHGLPADAPRPGARPEDLVEQTEK from the coding sequence ATGCTAAAGTTCCTGAAACAAGTTGGTGATTACGCCAAAGAAACAGTACAAGCTGCGCGTTACATTGGTCAGGGACTTTCTGTTACCTTCGACCACATGCGTCGGCGTCCGATTACCGTACAGTACCCTTACGAAAAACTGATTCCTGGCGAACGGTTTCGCGGTAGAATTCACTTTGAGTTTGATAAGTGCATCGCCTGCGAAGTTTGTGTTCGCGTTTGTCCGATAAATCTGCCTGTAGTAGATTGGGAATTCGACAAAGCCAGCAAAAAGAAAAAACTCAAGCACTACAGTATTGACTTTGGAGTTTGTATCTTTTGCGGTAATTGTGTGGAATTTTGCCCCACTAACTGTCTATCCATGACAGAAGAGTATGAACTTTCCACTTACGATCGCCATGAATTGAATTATGACAGTGTAGCGTTAGGTCGTCTGCCCTATAAGGTAACAGATGACCCAATGGTGACACCACTACGCGAACTAGTTTACCTACCCAAGGGCGTCCTCGAACCCCACGGATTGCCTGCGGATGCACCGCGTCCTGGTGCGCGTCCAGAAGACCTTGTAGAACAAACCGAAAAATAA
- the sixA gene encoding phosphohistidine phosphatase SixA — translation MELYLIRHGIAEDKDLGIKDEERSLTKEGRQKTEKVAQKLVKLDLNFDLILTSPLVRARQTAEILIAAGLSSRLEESSHLAPDGEISSWLVDWLEPRNYSQNTQLALVGHEPGLSNWAEILLWGEAKASLVLKKAGMIGIKLPETGSPLGRSQMFWLTPPKYLS, via the coding sequence ATGGAACTGTATTTAATTCGTCATGGCATCGCCGAAGATAAAGATTTAGGCATCAAGGATGAGGAGCGCAGCCTTACCAAAGAAGGAAGGCAAAAAACCGAGAAAGTTGCCCAGAAACTTGTCAAATTGGATTTAAACTTTGATTTGATTCTCACCAGCCCCTTAGTGCGTGCCCGCCAAACGGCTGAAATCCTGATAGCAGCAGGATTGAGTTCTCGGCTAGAGGAATCCAGTCACCTCGCCCCTGATGGTGAAATTTCTAGTTGGCTGGTAGATTGGTTAGAGCCAAGAAATTATTCCCAAAATACCCAACTGGCCTTGGTTGGACATGAACCGGGTTTGAGCAATTGGGCAGAAATTCTTTTATGGGGGGAGGCCAAAGCCAGCTTAGTCTTGAAAAAAGCAGGTATGATTGGGATAAAACTACCAGAAACTGGTTCTCCTCTGGGTCGTAGTCAGATGTTTTGGTTGACACCACCCAAGTACCTGTCATAA
- a CDS encoding GNAT family N-acetyltransferase, with product MEVSGRNINYPLNPPPLEDFPVLQTKKHILRLASTEEELKSIFRLRFEVFNLELGLGLCTSNFTQMDEDKFDEVCHHLILICKQTGKTIGTYRMQTYRMASQRLGFDAADIFNLNAIPDSVLQTSVEIGRACIAKEYRNSQTLLLLWEGLANYLIWTKNQYFFGCASLLTQSPWEASCVYNYFRQNGLMHPSILVYPNSRYCLELPQNRSDFCEVEIPKILQAYLNIGSKICSLPAIDKEFQTIDFLTISNSKDFHRWGYQIL from the coding sequence ATGGAAGTTTCTGGCCGCAACATCAATTACCCGCTGAATCCTCCTCCACTTGAAGATTTTCCTGTACTTCAAACTAAAAAACATATCCTACGGCTTGCCTCAACTGAAGAAGAATTAAAATCAATTTTTAGATTACGTTTTGAAGTTTTTAATCTGGAACTAGGCTTGGGATTATGTACTTCTAATTTTACGCAGATGGATGAAGATAAGTTTGATGAGGTTTGCCATCATTTGATTCTCATCTGCAAACAGACGGGTAAAACCATTGGAACTTATCGAATGCAAACCTATAGAATGGCTTCTCAAAGATTAGGCTTTGATGCTGCTGATATATTTAATCTTAATGCAATTCCTGATTCTGTGCTTCAAACATCAGTGGAAATTGGGCGTGCATGTATAGCTAAAGAATACCGCAATAGTCAGACACTTTTGTTGTTATGGGAAGGGCTAGCAAATTATCTCATCTGGACTAAAAACCAATATTTCTTTGGTTGTGCATCATTACTAACACAATCCCCTTGGGAAGCTAGTTGTGTTTATAATTATTTTCGACAAAATGGCTTGATGCATCCGAGTATTTTAGTTTATCCCAATTCACGATATTGCCTAGAATTGCCTCAAAATCGTTCAGATTTTTGTGAAGTAGAAATCCCGAAAATTTTGCAGGCATACTTAAATATTGGATCTAAAATATGCAGCCTGCCAGCCATTGATAAAGAGTTTCAGACTATTGATTTTTTAACGATATCTAATAGTAAAGACTTTCACAGATGGGGTTATCAAATTTTGTAA
- a CDS encoding HNH endonuclease translates to MGKVLVLNASYEPLNITSWRRAAVLLIKGKAERVEHNGKFLYSDFPLPTVIRLRHYVRVPYKEIPLTRRNILHRDGHACQYCGYTGDELTLDHVIPRSRGGGDSWENIVTACVRCNVKKGSRTPHEAHMPLRHLPRQPYSSLYFEVSKHLKSGLHTEWQKYVIGL, encoded by the coding sequence ATGGGGAAGGTTTTAGTCTTAAACGCCTCTTACGAACCTCTCAATATAACGAGTTGGCGTCGCGCTGCGGTTCTGTTAATCAAGGGGAAAGCAGAACGCGTGGAACACAACGGTAAATTCCTTTATTCGGATTTTCCGCTGCCGACCGTGATCAGGTTGCGTCATTATGTCCGCGTTCCTTATAAAGAAATTCCTCTCACTCGCCGAAACATATTGCATCGTGATGGTCATGCCTGTCAATACTGTGGTTACACAGGGGACGAGTTGACCTTAGACCATGTAATACCGCGATCGCGCGGCGGGGGAGATAGCTGGGAGAACATTGTTACAGCTTGTGTCCGTTGCAATGTTAAAAAAGGCAGTCGCACTCCCCACGAAGCTCATATGCCTTTGCGTCATCTTCCTCGCCAACCTTATAGCAGCCTTTATTTCGAGGTGAGCAAACACCTCAAAAGTGGACTGCACACAGAGTGGCAAAAGTATGTTATTGGACTTTGA
- a CDS encoding DUF29 domain-containing protein produces MKSIELQMLQTLYEQDFCAWVEQTAALLQSHQWDTLDLEHLIEEVVDLGKSQQRALQSALRLVLSHLLKWKYQSERRSHSWQVTITRERLNIDELLQESPSLCRFLNDIEWLNTTYQRARREAMVETGLLEENIAIACPFSVNEILDLDFYPNADE; encoded by the coding sequence ATGAAGTCTATAGAACTTCAAATGTTACAAACCCTGTATGAGCAAGATTTTTGTGCTTGGGTAGAGCAGACCGCAGCACTTTTACAATCGCATCAGTGGGACACGTTGGATTTAGAACACCTAATTGAGGAAGTGGTGGACTTGGGTAAGAGTCAACAGCGGGCGTTGCAAAGTGCGTTGCGCTTAGTGTTGTCGCATTTGTTGAAGTGGAAATATCAATCTGAACGTCGTAGCCATAGTTGGCAAGTGACCATTACCCGTGAGCGACTGAATATAGATGAATTGCTGCAAGAAAGTCCTAGCTTGTGCCGTTTTTTAAATGATATCGAGTGGCTTAATACTACCTATCAAAGAGCGCGGCGAGAGGCTATGGTGGAAACTGGTTTGTTAGAGGAAAATATTGCGATCGCCTGTCCCTTTTCTGTGAATGAGATATTAGACCTAGACTTTTATCCAAACGCTGACGAATAA
- a CDS encoding NAD(+) kinase: protein MQLKQVIIAYKARDARSKQWAEMCAKQLENRQCQVLMGPSGPKDNPYPVFLASAGQPIDLALVLGGDGTVLTGARHLAPAGIPILGVNVGGHLGFLTESVEEFQDTEKVWDRLFEDRYAIQRRMMLQAAVYEGHGSNLEPVSERYLALNEFCVKPASADRMITSILEMEIDGEVVDQYVGDGLIISTPTGSTGYTVSANGPIMHDGMEAITVTPICAMSLSSRPLVLPPGSVVSIWPLGDYDLSTKLWTDGVLGTSIWPGHRVDVRMADCRAKFIILRENNSYYQTLREKLLWAGTRVHYNNNHRN, encoded by the coding sequence GTGCAACTCAAGCAGGTAATCATTGCTTATAAAGCGCGGGATGCCCGGAGTAAACAATGGGCAGAAATGTGCGCGAAACAACTCGAAAATCGCCAGTGCCAAGTGTTGATGGGACCTAGCGGGCCGAAAGATAACCCCTATCCAGTCTTTTTGGCTTCGGCGGGTCAACCAATCGATCTCGCTTTGGTACTCGGCGGTGATGGCACTGTTTTAACTGGTGCCAGACATTTAGCCCCAGCTGGCATCCCAATTCTGGGAGTGAATGTGGGAGGTCATCTGGGGTTTTTAACTGAGTCAGTGGAAGAGTTTCAGGATACTGAGAAAGTTTGGGATCGACTGTTTGAGGATCGCTATGCTATCCAACGACGGATGATGTTACAAGCTGCGGTGTATGAGGGTCATGGATCTAATTTAGAGCCAGTGAGTGAGCGTTACCTCGCGTTGAATGAATTTTGCGTCAAACCGGCTTCCGCTGACCGAATGATTACCTCTATTCTAGAAATGGAAATCGATGGTGAGGTAGTCGATCAATACGTCGGGGACGGATTGATTATTTCCACTCCTACAGGTTCCACAGGTTACACCGTTTCTGCTAATGGGCCAATTATGCACGATGGTATGGAGGCGATTACCGTAACTCCGATTTGTGCAATGAGCCTTTCTAGTCGTCCCCTCGTTTTACCCCCTGGTTCTGTGGTGAGTATTTGGCCTTTGGGGGATTACGATTTGAGTACCAAGTTGTGGACAGATGGAGTGTTGGGAACTTCGATTTGGCCTGGACACCGCGTTGATGTGCGGATGGCGGATTGTCGAGCTAAATTTATTATTTTGCGCGAGAACAATTCTTACTATCAAACGCTGCGGGAGAAGTTGCTGTGGGCTGGTACAAGGGTTCACTACAACAATAATCACCGTAATTGA
- a CDS encoding DHH family phosphoesterase, protein MYLNSPVNQFESLSLTTEPSPEEAEIDPVEVALKSPSLQPSLSEGAIYLSPRSNSLTQQKSEELQKTLLAHRHDRQLIILQDFPDPDALSCAWAYQLIAQQYDIKSEIIYAGALSHQENIALVRLTNLPIQRWTQQTLKTKDLSCYQGFVLIDNQGTTSQLLSAVQQAGIPLVALIDHHSLQGELESEFMDVRPYVRATATIFTQYLQAGLLALDSSINQHVKCATALMHGLRSDTNRLMQAQEEDFMAAAYLSRFYDAQLLNAILQANRSKRVMDVIERSLKNRIVQNNFSIAGVGYLRYDDRDAIPQAADFLVTEENVHTAVVYGIVHDEDEELEIVIGSLRTTKLTLDPDEFIKEAFGQDSTGRFFGGGRTSAGGFEIPMGFLSGSNENSAYAKMKWEVFDAQIKQKLLRLVNPRDNPIQSE, encoded by the coding sequence ATGTACTTAAATTCTCCCGTTAATCAGTTTGAGAGTTTGTCATTGACCACAGAGCCAAGCCCAGAGGAAGCTGAAATAGACCCAGTGGAAGTTGCACTTAAAAGTCCATCATTACAACCATCCCTAAGTGAAGGGGCTATCTATCTTAGTCCGCGCAGTAATTCTCTGACACAACAAAAGTCAGAAGAACTGCAAAAAACTCTGCTAGCGCACCGACACGATCGCCAACTGATAATTTTGCAAGATTTTCCTGACCCAGACGCTCTTTCTTGTGCCTGGGCTTATCAATTAATTGCCCAGCAATACGATATCAAATCTGAAATAATTTATGCTGGCGCTTTGAGTCACCAAGAAAATATTGCCTTGGTTAGACTCACTAATTTACCTATCCAACGCTGGACGCAGCAAACCTTAAAAACCAAAGATTTGTCGTGTTATCAAGGTTTTGTATTAATTGATAACCAAGGAACCACTTCTCAGCTATTATCAGCTGTTCAACAGGCTGGAATTCCGTTAGTTGCGTTGATTGACCATCACAGTTTGCAAGGTGAACTCGAATCCGAGTTTATGGATGTTCGTCCTTATGTGCGAGCGACGGCGACCATTTTTACACAGTATCTGCAAGCGGGATTACTAGCATTAGATAGCAGTATCAATCAACACGTTAAATGTGCTACTGCCTTGATGCATGGCTTGCGATCGGATACAAATCGGCTGATGCAAGCCCAAGAAGAAGATTTCATGGCAGCTGCATATTTAAGCCGATTTTATGACGCGCAACTGCTGAATGCCATTTTACAGGCGAATCGTTCCAAGCGGGTGATGGATGTGATCGAGCGATCGCTCAAAAACCGCATCGTTCAAAATAACTTTTCCATTGCTGGTGTTGGTTACCTGCGCTACGATGACCGCGACGCCATCCCCCAAGCAGCTGATTTTCTCGTCACTGAAGAAAACGTCCATACTGCGGTAGTTTATGGCATTGTTCACGATGAAGACGAAGAATTAGAAATAGTCATCGGTTCCTTGAGAACCACCAAACTCACCCTTGACCCCGATGAATTCATCAAAGAAGCCTTTGGTCAAGATAGCACAGGGCGCTTTTTTGGTGGTGGAAGGACAAGCGCAGGCGGCTTTGAAATTCCGATGGGTTTCTTATCTGGCAGTAATGAAAATTCCGCCTATGCAAAAATGAAATGGGAAGTATTCGACGCTCAAATTAAGCAAAAGCTACTGAGGTTAGTTAATCCCAGAGATAACCCGATTCAGTCCGAGTAG
- the nuoH gene encoding NADH-quinone oxidoreductase subunit NuoH, which yields MNSGIDLQGTFIESLTDLGVPAGTAKAIWMPLPMVLMLIGATVGVLVATWLERKISAAAQQRVGPEYQGPFGLLVPVADGLKLIFKEDIVPAKSDPWLFTLGPIIVVIPVFLSFLIVPFGQNIVISNVGMGVFLWIALSSIQPIGLLMAGYASNNKYSLLGGLRAAAQSISYEIPLALAVLAIAMMSNSLSTVDIVNQQSGYGILGWNIWRQPIGFLIFWIAALAECERLPFDLPEAEEELVAGYQTEYTGMKFGLFYLGSYVNLILSSLLVAILYLGGWDFPIPLNLIAGWLGVSEANPVLQIVTAALGITMTVFKAYLLVFVAILLRWTVPRVRIDQLLDLGWKFLLPVGLVNLLLTAALKLAFPFAFGG from the coding sequence ATGAATTCAGGAATTGACCTCCAAGGAACTTTTATTGAATCCCTCACGGATTTAGGCGTACCAGCAGGAACAGCCAAAGCAATTTGGATGCCACTGCCAATGGTACTAATGCTGATTGGAGCAACAGTAGGGGTGTTAGTAGCTACCTGGCTAGAGCGGAAAATATCCGCCGCTGCACAGCAACGAGTTGGCCCAGAATACCAAGGGCCTTTTGGGTTACTAGTGCCTGTAGCGGATGGTCTGAAGCTGATATTTAAAGAAGATATCGTCCCAGCCAAATCTGACCCCTGGCTGTTTACCCTCGGCCCAATTATTGTTGTGATTCCGGTGTTTCTGTCGTTCCTGATTGTCCCCTTTGGGCAGAACATCGTAATTAGCAATGTGGGCATGGGCGTATTTTTATGGATTGCCTTGTCAAGCATTCAGCCCATTGGTTTGTTGATGGCTGGTTACGCATCTAATAACAAATACTCCCTTTTAGGGGGCTTGCGGGCAGCAGCGCAATCTATTAGCTATGAAATTCCATTGGCGCTGGCGGTGTTAGCGATCGCTATGATGTCTAATAGCCTCAGCACCGTTGACATTGTTAATCAACAATCTGGCTACGGCATCTTGGGCTGGAACATTTGGCGTCAACCAATCGGTTTCCTGATTTTTTGGATAGCCGCCCTAGCTGAATGCGAACGATTGCCCTTTGACTTACCCGAAGCAGAAGAAGAACTGGTTGCAGGCTATCAGACTGAATACACAGGTATGAAATTTGGTTTATTCTACCTGGGTTCCTACGTTAACTTAATACTTTCTTCCCTACTGGTAGCAATTCTCTACCTGGGTGGTTGGGACTTTCCCATTCCCCTAAACCTCATCGCTGGTTGGCTGGGAGTCAGTGAAGCAAATCCAGTGTTGCAGATAGTAACTGCTGCTTTGGGTATCACTATGACCGTGTTCAAAGCCTATTTACTAGTGTTTGTCGCCATTTTGTTGCGCTGGACAGTGCCACGGGTACGGATTGACCAACTGTTAGATTTAGGATGGAAGTTTTTGTTGCCAGTTGGTTTGGTTAATCTTTTATTAACCGCCGCCCTAAAACTAGCCTTTCCTTTCGCCTTTGGTGGGTAA
- the nuoK gene encoding NADH-quinone oxidoreductase subunit NuoK translates to MQLQYFLLLAAALFCIGIYGLITSRNAVRVLMSIELLLNAVNLNLMAFSNFLDSTLIKGQVFTVFVITVAAAEAAVGLAIVLAIYRNRDTVDMEQFNLLKW, encoded by the coding sequence ATGCAACTCCAGTACTTTTTATTATTAGCAGCAGCTCTATTCTGCATCGGCATCTACGGTTTAATTACCAGCCGCAACGCTGTGCGGGTGCTGATGTCAATTGAGTTGCTGCTCAATGCTGTTAATCTGAATTTAATGGCATTTTCCAACTTCCTCGACTCAACATTAATTAAGGGTCAGGTTTTCACAGTGTTTGTGATTACCGTGGCCGCAGCCGAGGCGGCGGTGGGTTTAGCGATCGTGCTTGCCATTTATCGCAACCGTGATACCGTCGATATGGAGCAGTTTAATCTCCTGAAGTGGTAA
- a CDS encoding citrate synthase gives MMVCEYKPGLEGIPAAQSSISYVDGQKGILEYRGIRIEELAEKSTFLETAYLLIWGELPSQQELEAFEHEVLHHRRIKYRIRDMMKCFPESGHPMDALQASAAALGLFYSLRDLHNPAYIRDSVVRLIATIPTMVAAFQLMRKGNDPVRPRDDLGYSANFLYMLNEQEPDPLMARIFDICLILQVEHTMNASTFSARVTASTLTDPYAVVASAVGTLGGPLHGGANEEVIQMLDKIGSVENVRPYIEDCLQRKSKIMGFGHRVYKVKDPRATILQKLAEQLFEKFGYDKSYDIAQEMERVVEEKLGGKGIYPNVDFYSGLVYRKMGIPTDLFTPIFAIARVAGWLAHWKEQLAENRIFRPTQVYNGYHEVPYLPIDQR, from the coding sequence ATGATGGTGTGCGAATACAAGCCTGGTCTAGAAGGCATTCCCGCCGCCCAATCGAGTATCAGTTATGTTGATGGGCAAAAGGGAATACTAGAATATCGTGGCATCCGGATTGAGGAACTAGCAGAAAAAAGTACATTCCTAGAAACTGCTTATCTCTTAATCTGGGGTGAACTGCCTAGTCAACAAGAACTGGAAGCATTTGAACATGAAGTTCTTCACCACAGGCGAATAAAATACCGCATTCGCGACATGATGAAATGCTTTCCAGAAAGCGGTCACCCAATGGATGCCCTGCAAGCCTCTGCTGCTGCTTTAGGGTTGTTTTATTCGCTCCGGGATTTACATAACCCAGCCTACATTCGAGATTCAGTAGTCCGCTTGATAGCAACCATTCCCACGATGGTGGCGGCGTTCCAACTGATGCGAAAAGGCAATGATCCCGTGCGTCCCCGTGATGACTTAGGCTACTCTGCCAATTTTCTATACATGCTCAATGAGCAAGAACCCGATCCTTTGATGGCGCGGATTTTTGATATCTGCTTGATACTTCAGGTCGAGCATACAATGAATGCTTCTACTTTCAGTGCTAGGGTGACAGCTTCTACTTTGACCGATCCCTACGCTGTGGTTGCTAGTGCTGTGGGAACTTTGGGAGGGCCTCTGCATGGTGGAGCCAATGAAGAAGTAATTCAGATGTTGGACAAAATTGGCTCTGTGGAAAATGTCCGTCCTTACATCGAGGATTGTCTGCAACGTAAATCTAAGATTATGGGCTTTGGACATCGTGTCTATAAAGTGAAAGATCCACGAGCTACAATCTTGCAAAAATTAGCCGAGCAGTTGTTTGAGAAGTTTGGCTATGACAAGTCCTATGACATTGCCCAAGAAATGGAACGAGTAGTAGAGGAAAAACTCGGTGGCAAAGGGATTTATCCCAATGTTGACTTTTATTCGGGTTTAGTGTACAGGAAAATGGGAATTCCCACAGACTTGTTTACACCAATATTTGCGATCGCCCGCGTTGCTGGTTGGCTAGCCCACTGGAAAGAACAGCTAGCAGAAAACCGGATTTTCCGTCCAACCCAAGTTTACAACGGTTATCACGAAGTTCCTTATCTCCCGATCGATCAACGTTAA
- a CDS encoding glycosyltransferase family 39 protein: MRHLKFAPSWLRLLIIFLLAMGILFRFFNLDGKVYSHDETYTSLRISGYTITEAKEQLFNNRVIAKESFAKFQGANASKTLNDTIMSLAREDSQHPPLYYIIARLWMEIFGNSVTAIRSLSAFISLLVFPCVYRLCRELFDIPLPVPGVAIALIIISPIHLVYAQEAQEYILWLITILLSSASLLRAIQLEAQDKDELTKQQPDIFATWSVYVITLTISLYTFLWSGFVAVAHGIYVIATARFQLTETVRNYLLATLVSFLAFMPWMTVAIGDFFQFLISGNKATTQSSLIPTIPFLLMQISRIFFDINLSLENPLSYLITPIFLIFVAYAIYFLCLTTNYKVWLFIITLIVVPALPIILPDLSGGGIRTFTEPYLIPSYLGIQLAVAYLLATQLYNESLSRRTIWHIIMALVIICGLISSKASSQAETWWNKGMNYGNPQVAQIINQSTSPLLISNSLDNNYGNVFSLSYLLEPKVRFLLVNNQKIPKIPNEFSDVFLLNPSDNWRGIIEKKYKFKTDIVYSDNYYSVWKLTKRGNSRRRDIPINNKLSASL; this comes from the coding sequence ATGCGCCATCTCAAATTTGCTCCGAGTTGGTTGCGGCTTTTAATTATTTTTTTGTTGGCGATGGGTATATTGTTTCGCTTTTTTAACCTTGATGGCAAGGTTTATTCCCATGATGAAACTTATACCTCATTGCGGATTTCTGGTTACACGATAACTGAAGCAAAAGAACAACTTTTTAATAATCGTGTCATTGCCAAAGAAAGTTTTGCTAAATTTCAAGGTGCAAATGCTTCAAAAACCTTAAATGACACAATTATGTCTTTGGCAAGAGAAGATTCTCAGCATCCACCCTTGTATTACATAATCGCCAGGTTGTGGATGGAAATCTTTGGTAATTCGGTGACAGCAATCAGAAGTTTATCTGCGTTTATTAGCTTGCTGGTTTTTCCCTGTGTTTATCGCCTATGCCGAGAATTATTTGATATCCCATTACCAGTTCCTGGTGTAGCGATCGCACTTATAATTATCTCTCCAATTCACCTAGTATATGCCCAAGAAGCACAAGAATATATTCTCTGGTTAATCACTATCTTATTATCCAGTGCTTCATTGCTGCGAGCAATACAGTTAGAAGCACAAGATAAAGATGAATTAACAAAACAACAACCAGATATTTTCGCTACCTGGAGTGTTTATGTAATCACTTTGACGATTAGCCTTTATACATTTCTTTGGAGTGGATTTGTAGCAGTTGCTCACGGAATTTATGTGATTGCCACAGCCAGATTTCAGTTGACTGAAACTGTGAGAAATTATCTGCTAGCAACACTAGTAAGTTTTTTAGCTTTTATGCCTTGGATGACAGTGGCGATCGGTGACTTTTTCCAGTTTCTGATTTCCGGAAATAAAGCAACAACTCAATCATCTTTGATACCTACAATTCCATTTTTGCTGATGCAGATCAGCAGAATTTTTTTTGATATAAATTTGAGCTTAGAAAATCCTCTGAGCTATTTAATTACACCAATTTTTTTAATTTTTGTAGCATATGCGATTTATTTTCTTTGTCTTACCACTAACTACAAAGTCTGGCTGTTTATTATTACATTGATTGTAGTTCCAGCACTGCCTATAATATTACCAGATTTAAGTGGTGGGGGTATACGAACTTTTACTGAACCATATTTAATACCATCTTATTTAGGAATCCAACTAGCTGTTGCTTATCTACTAGCTACGCAACTATATAATGAGAGCTTGTCGCGTCGAACCATTTGGCACATAATCATGGCATTGGTGATTATTTGTGGTCTAATTTCTTCTAAGGCGAGTTCCCAAGCAGAAACTTGGTGGAATAAAGGTATGAATTATGGCAATCCACAAGTTGCCCAAATTATCAATCAGAGTACTAGTCCACTTTTGATTAGTAATTCTTTGGACAATAATTATGGTAATGTCTTTTCTCTGAGCTATCTGTTGGAACCAAAGGTGCGGTTTTTGTTGGTGAATAATCAAAAAATTCCCAAAATTCCTAATGAGTTTAGTGATGTGTTTTTACTCAATCCTTCAGATAATTGGCGTGGAATAATAGAAAAAAAGTATAAGTTCAAGACAGATATTGTTTATAGTGATAATTATTATTCTGTTTGGAAATTGACTAAACGTGGTAATTCCCGCCGACGTGATATAC
- a CDS encoding DUF2281 domain-containing protein has product MTQQELLNEFLSLPAEAQRQVIDFIAFLRQRYAVVEPTSESPNSDLINDKFIGMWSVGVARRRHRQDLADSTVWVRK; this is encoded by the coding sequence ATGACACAGCAAGAATTGTTAAATGAGTTTTTATCCCTCCCTGCTGAAGCACAGCGTCAAGTCATCGACTTTATTGCTTTTTTGCGACAAAGATATGCAGTAGTTGAACCTACCTCTGAGTCACCAAATTCTGACTTGATAAATGATAAGTTTATTGGGATGTGGAGCGTAGGCGTAGCCCGTCGTAGACATCGCCAAGATTTAGCTGATAGCACTGTTTGGGTACGTAAATAG
- a CDS encoding NADH-quinone oxidoreductase subunit J, which translates to MNLAEGVQIVCLGVLGVMMIGAAIGVVLSSSIVYSAFMLGGVFISMAGIYLLLNGDFVAAAQVLIYVGAVNVLILFAIMLVNKRQNFAPFPNSWVRKLLTGIVSLGLFGLLSTMILATPWAYSTPAVVGGTSSIILIGEHFFTDFLLPFELASILLLIAMVGAIILARREYLPDQLTPSELPQTVLTLPERPRELVSTSSETRE; encoded by the coding sequence GTGAATCTAGCGGAAGGAGTACAAATTGTATGCCTTGGCGTACTGGGTGTGATGATGATTGGGGCAGCCATTGGTGTGGTACTGTCCTCTAGCATCGTCTATTCTGCCTTTATGCTAGGGGGCGTGTTCATCAGCATGGCGGGAATCTACCTGTTGTTGAATGGTGATTTTGTTGCAGCCGCACAAGTGCTGATTTATGTTGGGGCGGTTAACGTGCTGATTTTGTTTGCCATTATGTTGGTGAATAAACGGCAGAATTTTGCGCCATTTCCCAACTCGTGGGTGCGGAAACTACTAACGGGTATAGTCAGCTTAGGATTGTTTGGCCTTTTGAGTACGATGATCTTAGCGACTCCTTGGGCGTACTCAACTCCTGCTGTGGTGGGTGGTACAAGTTCTATAATTTTGATTGGAGAGCATTTCTTCACTGACTTTTTACTACCTTTTGAACTAGCTTCGATTTTGCTGCTGATAGCGATGGTGGGAGCGATCATTTTGGCACGTCGCGAGTATTTGCCAGACCAACTTACACCATCGGAACTACCACAAACCGTTTTGACTTTGCCAGAACGCCCCAGAGAACTGGTATCAACCAGCAGCGAAACAAGAGAGTAA